From a single Stomoxys calcitrans chromosome 4, idStoCalc2.1, whole genome shotgun sequence genomic region:
- the LOC106085480 gene encoding heat shock protein DDB_G0288861: MDFSDDIELDNFVNHQNSNNFANGGIGSKGQLKPTNQKEFEQRFEKYRSYCKCINETKAPTKITFNVLKIKEQRLAYIKQFERDYPDRMLEISPNFKNRSRPAHASDRVDRNGKQEVLVISSEDEEPPAKQPMALRIRPLADLIENKDQSKQPISNLVPNPAALTKSNPPQSINNKNETTKYSTQIASNVSTPAPSSSTAPKYAPPNSSQANRPINYQKLKDDERWYQRYCKYCEQIHEMDDAYKKNEANKSSIDSVLRYIANFEQKHPGVMHDKSPNLKKSENTKLTSDVCGSEGVVANNITTTETISPSVREKQIEVLVSKTRVAKNTEAGKPQNIQKSTPMQPPAYQFSNMQNPHAQQPASNMNNWQMTNTPVQQFYMPQQQNQHQFPMSIQDYRVPPYNYAMHQQQQQQQSTQNSFNISQTFTDFYSSNTTQPTDYTMNNQWPAYWGGNPMNAYDSNVQQQTGNFNPAAHYSNNNPQAPPYVNTKAMPASGTSSTSTISQTQANDKSKTSSKPKIKVHIVDRIDPLGKLNPAQWSVIHERLLESLIKEINNKSLDDIFMAYNGFEWQNGFLSIECDNKKAVNFLEDSIFDMGPMAEQISIVPALSELHRQIIWLTIPPPLLEKEDILKLLKKQNKKLMSENWSCIRSYIYEGDMKIHLEISPASAVLIKKAGDKIRFGINYISVKYPKL, from the coding sequence ATGGATTTTTCTGACGACATTGAATTGGACAATTTTGTAAACCATCAAAATTCAAACAATTTCGCTAACGGCGGTATTGGGTCTAAAGGACAACTAAAGCCCACAAACCAAAAAGAATTCGAACAACGTTTTGAAAAATACCGTTCCTATTGTAAATGTATAAATGAAACAAAGGCTCCAACAAAAATTACTTTTAATGTCTTAAAAATTAAGGAACAGCGTTTGGCATATATTAAGCAGTTTGAACGTGATTATCCAGATAGAATGCTTGAAATATCCCCAAACTTCAAAAATCGCAGTAGACCCGCTCATGCATCAGATCGGGTGGATAGAAATGGCAAGCAAGAAGTGCTGGTTATATCCTCTGAAGATGAAGAACCTCCTGCCAAACAACCAATGGCTCTGCGTATCAGGCCCTTGGCGGACTTAATTGAGAATAAAGATCAATCTAAACAGCCTATTTCGAATCTCGTCCCTAATCCAGCCGCCTTGACAAAATCCAACCCACCCCAGTCCATAAACAATAAAAacgaaacaacaaaatattccaCACAAATCGCTTCAAATGTATCTACACCTGCGCCTTCATCATCGACTGCACCAAAATACGCCCCTCCAAACTCTTCACAAGCAAACAGACCCATAAACTATCAGAAATTGAAAGATGATGAGAGATGGTACCAAAGATATTGCAAGTACTGTGAACAAATACACGAAATGGATGATGCttacaaaaagaatgaagcGAATAAGAGTAGTATTGATAGTGTTCTAAGATATATTGCAAACTTTGAGCAAAAGCATCCAGGTGTAATGCACGATAAGTCTCCAAATCTTAAAAAATCCGAAAATACAAAGTTGACCTCAGACGTCTGCGGCAGCGAGGGGGTTGTTGCAAACAATATTACAACGACAGAAACTATAAGTCCAAGTGTTAGGGAAAAACAAATTGAGGTTTTAGTTTCAAAGACCAGAGTAGCTAAGAATACGGAAGCTGGCAAACCACAAAATATCCAGAAGTCGACACCTATGCAACCACCAGCATATCAGTTTTCAAATATGCAGAACCCCCACGCTCAACAGCCAGCCTCAAATATGAATAACTGGCAAATGACAAATACTCCAGTCCAGCAATTCTATATGCCACAGCAACAGAATCAGCATCAGTTTCCCATGTCAATTCAGGACTACAGGGTACCACCTTACAATTACGCAAtgcaccagcaacaacaacaacagcaatccaCACAAAACTCCTTCAATATATCACAAACTTTTACAGATTTTTATTCTTCTAATACGACTCAACCAACCGACTATACCATGAATAATCAATGGCCAGCATACTGGGGCGGGAACCCAATGAATGCCTATGATTCTAATGTACAACAGCAAACCGGTAACTTCAACCCAGCAGCGCACTACAGCAATAACAATCCACAAGCACCCCCATATGTTAATACGAAAGCCATGCCTGCATCCGGTACCAGCAGCACCAGCACCATCAGTCAAACTCAAGCCAATGATAAATCTAAAACATCTTCaaaacccaaaataaaagtcCATATTGTAGATCGAATAGATCCCTTGGGAAAACTTAATCCCGCCCAATGGTCGGTCATACATGAACGACTTTTAGAATCTCTAATTAAGGAAATCAATAACAAATCCTTGGATGATATTTTTATGGCTTACAATGGCTTTGAATGGCAAAATGGTTTTCTATCCATTGAGTGTGATAACAAAAAGGCCGTGAATTTTTTGGAAGACTCAATATTTGATATGGGCCCTATGGCTGAACAAATTTCCATAGTACCTGCTTTAAGCGAGCTACATCGACAAATTATATGGTTGACCATACCACCACCGCTGTTAGAGAAAGAGGATATTCTAAAATTgttaaagaaacaaaataaaaaacttatgTCCGAGAATTGGTCCTGCATACGTTCATATATCTATGAGGGTGATATGAAAATTCATCTTGAAATTTCACCGGCTAGTGCAGTTTTAATTAAGAAAGCAGGCGATAAAATACGATTTGGCATTAATTATATTTCGGTTAAATATCCTAAGCTGTGA
- the LOC106085496 gene encoding squamous cell carcinoma antigen recognized by T-cells 3, which translates to MDITETNTKILEEEIDEAEEEALLKSDDENDGAKTNISLSVLRPPSVVELMEDNSLLNGPIPIELGNGDDEDMSLDKEIAGADVIDGGVIDDSEDSDLNKDDEDDDDDEDDEEEDEEIKSLKEFQAILQELASNQYAYDKYVRLCELSHTTGDLDNIRRAYKMFSNVYPLTPELWQRYIGVEQTLAQSESEIQQVKDIFRKALADYYSCDLALAYASFANRCADATEVWREILGTYGLSCYNGQQFFRLYRKQFSSEQNLEEYINSFISELRYPLYHMEETYIEFKVYYEKNKEALSAMEINWEDIDVKYFKAKEHLKKILPYEEKLQTLPANSYRERGEVYFDYIKDSDKYLDENVLQTIYERMVAECCLNADCWLKYINFIDYRDEFGRPKDLQRLPLFEQTPDDICQRALRNCTWSAELYIKRMQILEKLDRPKTVVQEVLESAAAAGFQTPEPAVAVWLEYLTYLRRHTDWSDADECDIVRKNFNLAWTILGQQWGVLADCNCEILQFWGRLEYGPLQDPKKGKELWTTVMESAENSTKSGLWIEYVLLEMRRDLESTRKLFSKALNTPGLDNPLVIASAWERFERCNGTVKSLNNCLKECNRFKLNYHQSSYNQKPVKNATKGTKRKSSSTQNDVSAPPPPPKQTKLVEDKEKPKAHSSAKKENQTAFKEHENQEIDLSKDHLRIFLSNLDYNLAEDEIRKSLPELNIVNVELIRSGNGRSRGFGYAELASEADVEKALAMDRKDLSGRPVFISSVLRDKEQRQKFKYSAEMELQKLFVKSLPTDATQAEVEELFKPFGPLKDVRLVYHKSGKFKQIAYVEYQKESSAGKAVLALNGKDLRGHSISVAISAPPPKPSTSGAAINPKMLGLAPKRNKVFEQKPRMSLIPMAVRKNLTNNSVVSAKSASLTPPTASGTSEAPKSNADFRKLLQK; encoded by the exons ATGGACATCACTGAAACGAACACTAAAATCCTTGAGGAGGAAATCGATGAGGCCGAG GAAGAGGCGCTACTCAAATCTGATGATGAAAACGATGGAGCCAAGACAAATATTTCACTTTCAGTGCTACGGCCACCTTCTGTGGTAGAGTTAATGGAAGATAATTCGCTTTTGAATGGCCCAATTCCTATAGAATTGGGAAATGGCGATGATGAAGATATGTCGCTAGATAAAGAAATAGCGGGAGCTGATGTGATTGATGGTGGGGTCATTGATGATAGTGAGGACAGTGACCTTAATAAAGATgacgaagatgatgatgatgacgaagacGATGAAGAGGAAGATGAAGAAATTAAATCTCTCAAGGAATTCCAGGCAATACTGCAAGAGTTGGCAAGCAATCAATATGCCTACGATAAATATGTGCGGCTATGTGAATTGTCACA cACCACTGGTGATTTGGACAATATAAGGAGAGCCtataaaatgttttccaatgTGTATCCCTTAACTCCGGAATTATGGCAGCGCTATATAGGCGTAGAACAAACCTTGGCCCAATCTGAGAGCGAAATACAACAAGTCAAAGATATATTCCGAAAAGCTTTGGCAGATTATTACT CTTGTGACCTGGCTTTAGCATATGCCAGCTTTGCAAATCGTTGCGCAGATGCTACTGAAGTTTGGCGAGAAATTTTAGGCACCTACGGTTTGAGCTGTTACAATGGCCAACAGTTTTTTAGGCTatatagaaaacaattttccAGTGAACAAAATCTCGAGGAATATATTAACAGTTTTATTAGCGAGTTGCGCTATCCCTTGTATCACATGGAAGAGACCTATATTGAATTTAAAGTCTACTATGAGAAAAATAAGGAGGCTCTCTCCGCAATGGAAATCAATTGGGAAGACATTGATGTCAAATATTTCAAAGCCAAGGagcatttgaaaaaaatactaCCCTACGAAGAGAAATTACAAACTTTGCCTGCAAACTCTTACCGTGAGAGAGGAGAGGTTTACTTTGACTATATCAAAGACTCGGATAAGTATTTGGATGAAAATGTCCTGCAGACCATTTACGAACGTATGGTAGCCGAGTGTTGCTTAAATGCCGACTGCTGGTTAAAGTACATCAATTTCATTGATTATCGTGATGAATTTGGTCGTCCTAAGGATCTGCAACGATTGCCGTTGTTCGAACAAACGCCGGATGACATTTGCCAGAGGGCTTTGCGAAATTGTACCTGGTCTGCAGAGTTGTATATAAAACGTatgcaaattttggaaaaattggaTAGGCCCAAGACTGTTGTACAGGAGGTATTGGAAAGCGCAGCAGCGGCAGGCTTTCAGACGCCGGAGCCCGCAGTGGCAGTTTGGCTAgaatatttgacatatttaagACGCCACACCGACTGGTCGGATGCGGATGAATGTGATATTGTAAGGAAGAACTTTAATTTGGCATGGACTATATTGGGTCAACAATGGGGAGTATTGGCCGATTGTAATTGTGAGATTTTACAATTTTGGGGTCGCTTGGAATATGGACCACTGCAAGATCCCAAGAAGGGTAAAGAACTGTGGACAACCGTTATGG AGAGTGCGGAAAATTCCACAAAATCCGGTCTATGGATAGAATATGTTTTATTGGAAATGAGAAGAGACTTGGAGTCCACTAGAAA GCTATTTAGCAAAGCTTTAAACACTCCAGGCTTGGACAATCCCTTGGTGATAGCTTCAGCCTGGGAAAGATTTGAACGCTGCAATGGCACAGTGAAATCACTCAATAATTGTCTAAAAGAGTGCAATAGATTTAAGCTAAACTACCATCAGAGTTCGTATAACCAAAAACCTGTAAAAAACGCAACTAAAGGTACTAAACGAAAATCTTCATCAACTCAAAACGATGTCAgcgctcctcctcctcctcccaaacaaacaaaattagtGGAAGACAAAGAAAAGCCCAAGGCTCATAGCTCAGCTAAAAAGGAAAACCAAACTGCTTTTAAGGAACACGAGAATCAGGAAATCGATTTATCCAAAGACCATCTGCGTATATTTCTATCGAATTTAGACTACAATCTAGCAGAGGATGAAATTCGCAAATCACTGCCAGAGTTGAATATTGTCAATGTAGAATTAATACGTTCAGGCAATGGTCGAAGTCGTGGCTTTGGTTATGCAGAATTGGCCAGTGAG GCGGATGTGGAAAAAGCGTTAGCAATGGATCGCAAGGACTTAAGTGGTCGACCTGTGTTTATATCCAGCGTCCTAAGGGATAAAGAGCAAAGGCAGAAATTCAAGTACTCAG ccGAAATGGAACTTCAAAAACTTTTTGTAAAAAGTTTGCCAACTGATGCAACTCAAGCAGAAGTGGAAGAATTATTCAAACCATTTGGACCATTAAAGGATGTTAGATTGGTGTACCATAA ATCTGGTAAATTCAAACAAATTGCCTATGTGGAATATCAGAAGGAGTCATCCGCTGGCAAAGCAGTTTTAGCTTTAAATGGCAAAGACTTAAGAGGACATTCG ATATCTGTGGCCATTTCTGCTCCTCCTCCCAAACCCTCCACTAGTGGTGCAGCTATTAATCCCAAAATGTTGGGACTAGCACCAAAACGCAACAAAGTTTTCGAACAGAAACCTCGTATGTCGCTCATACCCATGGCTGTGcgtaaaaatttgacaaataaTTCGGTGGTATCTGCCAAATCTGCGTCATTAACGCCGCCAACAGCTTCCGGCACATCTGAGGCACCCAAAAGCAATGCTGATTTTCGTAAACtgttacaaaaataa